taagctaatttttttcatagtcatttcgttttttgtgttaaaaattgcCTTATGCCAAAGTATACTTTATTCCTTCAAGTCATACGAATTtcaccataatttcaaattgcttttgtttggtATGCACACTTTTTCCCAATggaatttatttgcttaaattttgaacaaaattattatttctttacttatattttatctatttttcattttgtgtcCTTTAAAAACGACCTTCGCATAGCAGTTCGTTACCTCTCTATAGCTAATGACTAACTACTAAAAATCCGAATGCGGATTAGTCATTCCGTAAGCACTAGCTTTCTTATCCGCTTTAGAAATAGAGAgcacaaaatattcgttttcgaaaatatttgctttcgaaacgcattacagagtagggccccTGATTTACCCCTAGAGTGTAATATATGCAACCTATCAAAAAGAGAGGATATTGTCCAGTTCTTGGGAAAATGCCCCATTCTTAGAGAAATCAAAAGGAATGTATTTAGAAAAGACTTTGTATCGGAAGATGAAGTGATAAGTTcattgaatgaaatgaatgttATCAATCTTTACAATCAGTGTTTTTTCAAACATCATTTTTACTTACAGTATTCTTAatgtacagaattttgaaatacaaatataaacacATTCAGCATTGTGACCAAACTGTATCATATAGAATTTTCATGATATAGGCCACTGTAAAACCATCCGTTCCAATGGACCacctacaaaaatgtttttttttttttcactggtactggctcttgcgagggagtaattcctgtcatgaaaagtgagaGTAAGTTAAGCATATAAACTATAGGTACCGTTTATCCCTGACATGACTCGCaggcaggaatggttgagagttgtaaagcCTGGTTTTCTATGGACTGTTGAGTCACCTACTTTATTTCTTACTAATGAGATCAGTTATTCACGATGGAAGGGAAATTCaaacgttttcaaaaaattgctacccgaatattttagttatttaaaatcaaaaaaaagtatataaaattaCCTTGTGTTCGAGTTGGTGTTTCAAACTGGTTTGATGTTCGACGAATCATTTGAAGTATGTGACCATTAAGTCGAGGATCGGTAAATTGCGTTGTGCGGTTATTGTGATCAACAAAGTACACACGTCCAGATGTGGTTTTCCTTTGCTCCCATCCACTTGGCAAAGCCCCTAACGCATCTAACGAAAAGTTTTGAGTATCAAAATCACGCGGAATCCTTGGATCATGCCAAGTTGAGACACCAGTCGGAATGTGATAGAAATAAACCTGTCCCTGTTGAGTGGTGCGCATTTCATATCCACAAGGAAGGTCCATAAACGGTCTGGTACTAGTGTTATTACGTACATGAGGATTTGGTCGATTGCCACGTGACCGTCTTCTCGCTGATTCCTCCGCACTTCTGGTAGATCTACTACGCACTCGTTGCAATTGCCCATTCCCACTTCCTTCTTCGTTGGCACTGTTAGAAATATTGGTGGTGCTGGTCGCAGGCTGTTCTCTATTGTCCACAGCACCGCTTGCATCAATCGAGCTATCGTTATTAGCATTCAATGAAGTGCTTGTACTTGAGCTTTGAGCATTACCGTTTGTATGAGGCGTCTCAGTTGGCTGTTTTTGATTGGTATGTGAATTGCTTGAATCTCTACTACTCAATGTAATAACTGTATCTGTTTGGCTGGTGTTtgcattttgtatattttgggaGTTTTGATTGTTGTTTCGTTGAGGTGAAGTCATTCGAGTGGGAGACATAATATGCCCATGAATTGTCGAAGTGACAgaatgtttttgctttttacCATTATGGTTATCCTTTTTATCAGTATTTTCTTCTATAGAAAGCAGAGCtggttgttgctgttgatgCAATTGAACAATTACTTGGGAGTTCCTGGATGTTGATTCGTTTGTGGAACGTGATGATGGTGCACCGTTTCCTGAAGTCGAAGAACTTGGTGTGCAGGCAATGTTTGGAGATTTTAACTGGGTAAATGTCAAATCACTTTGCGTTGGGCTGCTGACGGATTCAACtgaattttgattgttttgagAATTGTTCTTACTTGAAGGCGAAAGACATTCTCCGTTTGGGGTTTCCGCATCAAAAAGCCTTGCTGGGCTGCAATTTTCTTTTCCAGCTGAACTTGTTATTTGATCGGTGCAAAATCGATGCGAAGACTGCTGATCATTGCTAAGACAACCACGACTCTTTATAAGGTTGTTACAAGTGGACGGTATTGATGACGGTCCTGAGTGCGTGACTTTTATTCTCTCTCCATTGGAGTTGATATGTTGGTGAACACTTTCATTAAGCTGTGAATGGTTTCCATTTAACTGTGCATTTTCCGAATGTGTCGGTCGATCCCATTGAGTAGATTTAGTACTATGATTAACATAATATACACGTCCATTGGGCGTACGTCGTTCCTCCCATGCATCTGGTAGGTTACTTTCGGAAGAATTATCTTCTGACGGACCACGTACATCACCTCCAGGACCGACAATTGCAAGGGGATTACCTCCACATGGTCCATCTTTTGAAAGGAGTGCAATTATTATTTGACCACGAACGAGGTCATCATCGTCTGGCGATTGTTTACATAAATCCAAACGTTGGACTGAAATgtttaagtgttttgtttttaattaataaattaaattttacaaatacaagAATTTAACTTACATCCAGCTCCTTTGAGATTTTGTATTATCGGTGCAGGTATTCGGACACAACCCAAAAATCCGCCACCTTTTCTAATTTTACGATCATTCCATACTGTTATTTTAATAACATCTCCCCTCCCTAGAAATAAATCATAGTGTGCATTCCATTTGGGATCCAAAGAAGATTTACTGATATCGGTTGTATATATTTGTCCTGTTCCCTCAACGGACACTCTAGCAAAGGGATCCGGCAGACCTATTTAAGGAGAATTGAATAGTTGTTAggtttatgaaattaaaatacttGCTGTGTATTTAAATagtgaataattattttttaaaaatccgaaaaaaatatatgtttttgtctCAACTGCATAACAGTGCCGTACAATTCTAAACaacatgtatttttaaaactgcaaaaaaTTGGTACCAACAcgagtttttcgagaaaaacaattgacaatttttgtatttgtatacagtacaaaataagaatagcgtacaacagaacaaaaaatccttttttggtaatttaatattttccttatttttttattgttgttaactaggtttataaatataaataagtgaCCAAAATATCTTATCTTTCTGAAGCATACTAATAGTTACCGAAAAAATAGGAGATCTGGACGGCCACCCATTAATTTAGATGAACCTGATGGATGCCTaaagtattggatggatttgaGAACCGAAAAAATATCCCTTTAGCGAGAAAAGTTTAGAACATTTATTAAAGGATAAGTCACAATACTAACCATTAAAATTCTATTACAAAAATACAGTACCATTCTTACTAAGAATTTATACGATATTACCACGATGGGTTTCTGAAATCCAGACAGGATCTTTGAAACATTGaccagaatattttaaattagaaagaAGGAATTTTTAGCTTGAACtttgcttaaattattttatcttgacCAATTACTTAACCAATTTCGGTAATACGTATGCCATACATCCAATAgctttttcaaatcattttcaaatatattaaatcGATGGAAAGTAATTTgaaggacccacttttttcggattctctaccatcgtaatattaacattttttttacgaatgccaTACTTGCCATGCCATGTCATAAatctttattaaattcaataaaattctcagaggtttagattttaaaagaactttgaaAGTGGCTGGATCAATGGCGCTAGTCAATTGATATCGGATGATATCATATAAATAAGTGTCGGACTATGAATTCCCATACACAAATTCCAATTTGATGATAAACGAGTTAAAGTAATCAGGCATTAACCATAACCCGCTAtgattgttttcaacaaaagaaaGCTTATTAGTAtgaattttgtatattgtttcatttaaaaaagttattgtgTTAAATTTCGTTATCAGCATTCTGATCATATTATGCTAACTgaggaaaatttatttaaacatcaGCGACTTAAAATCTGTTGCACATGcctattttaaaaagaatatccTTTATCACTCTGAATAATTTTATAGTCTTAATAGATATATAGGAAAATGTGCCAACTGTTCAGCAAACATTTCGACGATACCATCAAGATTAAGGCAGTTATCATCTTCATAGATGATATTAATCGGTATCTTAATAGTGAGATCGATGTatgaactaataaaattaaagcatttatttgCGCTAGGACACATAGTATTGCTAGCTAATACGACGATAAAACTTAAGTTAATGATCAGTAAATTAtgagaattttgtaaactctgAAAACTTACactaaatcaaataaaatgttaaataataaagaaactAATTTCACTCAAAAAGTGGGGACAAAAGCAATAGAAGTAGTTGACAAttaaatatggaaagatcacttctccaaattacataacggtgatgacgaactgaattccgttgTAAGggagaaccactcaacctcggcgacgcagttcaataattccgcctacccgaccttgacgaagtgaagatagctatatctaaacttaagtcaaacaaagctgctggtgctgacggcatcgctgccgaactattcaaagcaccaggcgatgacttggtacggagcatgcaccaactcatctgcaaaatatggtcggaagaaagcatgcccgatgagtccactatcgatcaaatattcacactacggcagatcttggaaaaaaaccaggagcttcaaatcgatacccaccatctctttatcgattttaaagccgcgtatgacatctatagggaagagctctaccgagcaatgtctagttttggcatccctgtcaaacttatccgtttgtgcagaatg
This window of the Eupeodes corollae chromosome 3, idEupCoro1.1, whole genome shotgun sequence genome carries:
- the LOC129949677 gene encoding E3 ubiquitin-protein ligase SMURF2 gives rise to the protein MNKLDNPRKNGTHKIRITILCARNLARKDLFRLPDPFARVSVEGTGQIYTTDISKSSLDPKWNAHYDLFLGRGDVIKITVWNDRKIRKGGGFLGCVRIPAPIIQNLKGAGFQRLDLCKQSPDDDDLVRGQIIIALLSKDGPCGGNPLAIVGPGGDVRGPSEDNSSESNLPDAWEERRTPNGRVYYVNHSTKSTQWDRPTHSENAQLNGNHSQLNESVHQHINSNGERIKVTHSGPSSIPSTCNNLIKSRGCLSNDQQSSHRFCTDQITSSAGKENCSPARLFDAETPNGECLSPSSKNNSQNNQNSVESVSSPTQSDLTFTQLKSPNIACTPSSSTSGNGAPSSRSTNESTSRNSQVIVQLHQQQQPALLSIEENTDKKDNHNGKKQKHSVTSTIHGHIMSPTRMTSPQRNNNQNSQNIQNANTSQTDTVITLSSRDSSNSHTNQKQPTETPHTNGNAQSSSTSTSLNANNDSSIDASGAVDNREQPATSTTNISNSANEEGSGNGQLQRVRSRSTRSAEESARRRSRGNRPNPHVRNNTSTRPFMDLPCGYEMRTTQQGQVYFYHIPTGVSTWHDPRIPRDFDTQNFSLDALGALPSGWEQRKTTSGRVYFVDHNNRTTQFTDPRLNGHILQMIRRTSNQFETPTRTQGEGQLAVASHSYTDGNTPSNTAANVSGASSSNANHRNSATAGVTAEPFRPHQHHQPVPDLPQGLLEGADLLPKYRRDLVGKMRALRNELQALQPQSGHCRLEITRTEIFEESYRLIMKMRPKDMRKRLMVKFKGEEGLDYGGVAREWLYLLSREMLNPQYGLFQYSRDDHYTLQINPDSGVNPDHLSYFHFVGRILGIAVFHGHCMDGGFTTPFYKQLLNKPITLNDIEGVDPELHRSLTWMLENNINGIIESTFSVENNSFGVLKVHELKPSGASIAVTEENKREYVKLYVNYRFMRGIEQQFLALQKGFCELIPNQLLRPFDERELELVIGGISSIDVNDWKKNTRLKHCTPDLPQVVWFWQVVESYSSEMRARLLQFVTGSSRVPLQGFRALQGSTGAVGPRLFTIHLTADVPTQNLPKAHTCFNRIDLPPYESYQLLCDKLTQAVEETCGFAVE